The window CATTAACATCACAGTTAAAGTCAATGTAATAAGTACAACATATATTTCTTTAAtgttaacgaaaaaaaaaaagttaaacaataaaaatttattgaaagaaAGGTAAATAAACAATACTAATTTGTAAATAAAGATATTTAGtacaattatattcataaagAACTCGAAATCGTTCGAAAATTTTTGAGAATGTTTAAACTGAAACAGAATATAATCTTAGTTGTGTTTAACATTTCAGTTGAAAGTAATAATTCTGAAAAAATAGCGCCACTGTGCCCTAGGgtttaatatctttattaaCAAACATATTTCATTATAAAGGAGATAAAGATGAAACACAGAAAATATAATAGGCACCACTACAAATGGTAAGAAATTGTGTTGTACTATTGctaatgttatttttctttttgcataGCATAATCTAAGGTTTTGTAGAGGAAGACactttttataatgataatatattaacaaaaagaaaaattctacaaAATTCCCTGAAAATATAGGACAGTTTTGTATACATAATATGGCCTGAAAACTAACATATGTAATATATGCTTGTATAAATGAAAAGTGATTAGGTTTTATCATAATGAATGATCGCTGACTGGCCATTATATTATGATATTGATTATTAACATATTGCAAACAATAATtaaatgtgtatgtattttgACAACAAATGTTGCCAGATATTTGGCAAAGGGGGGGCCCTTGAATAGGACCCCTAGGCAGTTGCTAGCATCTTCGACTATACCAACGTGTCATATAGTCCTGATAACTTACAGTCACTTTCTCACTCTGGTACCTAGTTAGCTTCAGACTACGCCTAATATCTGGTGTGACTAATCCCTTGTAGCCACCTTTATGTAGTAGGGAGTCTATTGTTTGAATCTGGTTCCATCCTAAACATAACAAATTCTATCTTCAAAAAGTATTTGCAACTGTCATTAAGATTATAAGTATTTTAACATTAAAGAACAATGTTCATAATATATTGATTCTTAAATCCAAGCAATAGTATACACTTCTGAAACTGAAATACAAACCTTGTTCTATTGCTACATCTGGTAAATATGTAGCAGTTCGTTTATTCCCCTTTTCATTATGAAATTCTATGCGAATTCCATGGACTCCTACCACCCAATCTAAGTAATCTGTTCCATCTTCAAAGTGTCGAAGTATAGAAACACTAACATGTAAACGTGGAAGTTCTTCCAGTGTTATTGGATTAAATCTTGAATCCTTGAAAGCACTGTGAGAAACAATACATTTAAAACTACCCAAAAGATGCTATAATTTTCAATACTTATGTATTGAATACCTAGTGGTAGCATATTCTCGTAATCCTGCATGTAAATGCATTGCATTAAATGTACCAATGCAGCCTCGTAATCTCATATCTTTGCCAATAGTCCATGTTACAAATAATGGGCTTCAAAGttgaatataaatattacattagCATATAATTAATACAACAGTAATTTCATTATATATCacaaaaaatcattgaaaaatttcaacttttcaaTTACTTTAAGATAACAAATTACtaaaaatcaaaaaatatcaaaataaatgAATGCATACATTATACTACTCTTTTTTGCAATTACA is drawn from Osmia lignaria lignaria isolate PbOS001 chromosome 14, iyOsmLign1, whole genome shotgun sequence and contains these coding sequences:
- the LOC143306067 gene encoding AMMECR1-like protein isoform X1; amino-acid sequence: MAAGCCGTKKQKLNDSSSVPRNNIVSLQNGIHMRNSIIVQPEMGFYCFDVLYCQLHQLDPPKPPNFSNEAFPLFVTWTIGKDMRLRGCIGTFNAMHLHAGLREYATTSAFKDSRFNPITLEELPRLHVSVSILRHFEDGTDYLDWVVGVHGIRIEFHNEKGNKRTATYLPDVAIEQGWNQIQTIDSLLHKGGYKGLVTPDIRRSLKLTRYQSEKVTVSYQDYMTRWYSRRC
- the LOC143306067 gene encoding AMMECR1-like protein isoform X2, with amino-acid sequence MIQFLASINYCNAVFETEISIYFVVLTYFCSVFYQNPLFVTWTIGKDMRLRGCIGTFNAMHLHAGLREYATTSAFKDSRFNPITLEELPRLHVSVSILRHFEDGTDYLDWVVGVHGIRIEFHNEKGNKRTATYLPDVAIEQGWNQIQTIDSLLHKGGYKGLVTPDIRRSLKLTRYQSEKVTVSYQDYMTRWYSRRC
- the LOC143306067 gene encoding AMMECR1-like protein isoform X3 is translated as MAAGCCGTKKQKLNDSSSVPRNNIVSLQNGIHMRNSIIVQPEMGFYCFDVLYCQLHQLDPPKPPNFSNEAFAFKDSRFNPITLEELPRLHVSVSILRHFEDGTDYLDWVVGVHGIRIEFHNEKGNKRTATYLPDVAIEQGWNQIQTIDSLLHKGGYKGLVTPDIRRSLKLTRYQSEKVTVSYQDYMTRWYSRRC